The following proteins come from a genomic window of Rhodohalobacter sp. 614A:
- a CDS encoding LacI family DNA-binding transcriptional regulator, which yields MKKNVRLIDIAEKLNLTKVSVSKALRDHPDISAETRKKVKRVAREMGYRPNLVARSLTSQKSQLIGVIIPKMANSFFASIVEGIYRMANQSRYEVVLGISLENEKLEKKHIESMLNMRVDGLLVSITEQTRTPDRFEIVRQMGIDLVFFDRGFANSGFTYLRVDNYESTKKGVLHLINSGVQKIAHLSGYEHVEIGRERKAGYLEALKESGIHMPPQAIVEGGFNEKDGYAGFERLLKEYGKPEAIFAVTYPVALGALEYMKDHGIDPGEIPILAFGSSEFNKHLANPFICIEQPTYELGRRAFEQIIKEMNAKSKPSPEIIQLTSEIIS from the coding sequence ATGAAAAAAAACGTACGTCTGATCGATATCGCGGAGAAGCTGAACCTTACGAAAGTAAGTGTATCAAAAGCTCTTCGCGATCATCCTGATATCTCGGCAGAGACCCGTAAAAAAGTTAAACGCGTTGCCCGTGAAATGGGGTATCGTCCCAATCTGGTAGCGCGATCTCTTACCTCTCAAAAATCTCAGCTTATTGGTGTTATTATACCCAAAATGGCCAATTCCTTCTTCGCATCTATTGTGGAAGGGATTTATAGAATGGCCAACCAGAGTAGATATGAAGTAGTTTTGGGAATCTCACTTGAAAATGAAAAACTCGAAAAGAAGCACATCGAGTCGATGCTCAATATGCGTGTAGACGGGCTATTGGTCTCCATCACAGAACAGACAAGAACCCCGGATCGCTTTGAGATTGTTCGCCAAATGGGAATTGATTTGGTTTTCTTTGACAGGGGATTTGCCAATTCCGGATTTACATATCTTCGCGTTGATAATTATGAGAGTACCAAAAAGGGCGTCCTTCATCTCATTAATAGTGGGGTTCAGAAAATCGCCCATCTTTCAGGGTATGAGCATGTTGAAATTGGGAGGGAGAGAAAGGCCGGATATTTGGAGGCTTTGAAAGAGTCAGGGATTCATATGCCGCCCCAAGCCATAGTGGAAGGCGGATTTAATGAAAAAGATGGATATGCAGGATTTGAACGTTTGTTAAAAGAATATGGTAAACCGGAGGCAATTTTTGCCGTTACTTATCCTGTGGCGCTCGGGGCTCTTGAGTACATGAAAGATCATGGAATAGATCCCGGGGAAATACCAATCCTGGCTTTCGGAAGTAGCGAGTTTAACAAACACCTGGCGAATCCCTTCATCTGTATTGAACAGCCAACCTATGAACTTGGACGAAGGGCGTTCGAGCAAATCATCAAAGAGATGAATGCCAAATCAAAACCATCTCCTGAAATTATCCAGTTAACTTCAGAAATAATCAGCTAA
- a CDS encoding DUF6580 family putative transport protein encodes MNKKTIFIVTGLIIFAALTRLLPHAYNFTPIGAIALFGAAYFTRKKWALIVPLIAIWISDLLLNNITYAEYYDGFTWFTGGFLYLYGSIAMIVILGYYLLKKITFGRVLGGALGASVIFFIISNFGVWVSGSMYPMSFEGLMACYTAAIPFFHYTIAGNVVYSAVLFGAYEWIKAAYPALQPVEA; translated from the coding sequence ATGAATAAAAAAACGATTTTTATTGTTACGGGTTTGATCATTTTTGCAGCACTGACCCGCCTGCTTCCACACGCATATAATTTCACTCCAATCGGTGCAATTGCCCTTTTTGGCGCAGCTTATTTTACCAGGAAAAAGTGGGCCCTGATTGTTCCGCTTATTGCAATTTGGATCAGTGATTTGCTTCTCAATAATATCACATACGCTGAATATTATGATGGCTTTACCTGGTTTACAGGTGGATTTCTTTACTTGTACGGAAGCATCGCGATGATTGTAATTCTGGGATATTATCTCCTCAAAAAAATTACCTTCGGAAGAGTTCTTGGCGGTGCACTCGGAGCATCCGTCATCTTTTTCATTATCAGCAACTTCGGTGTTTGGGTCAGCGGGTCAATGTACCCAATGAGTTTTGAAGGCTTGATGGCCTGCTACACAGCAGCAATTCCATTCTTTCATTATACGATTGCCGGTAATGTAGTTTATTCCGCTGTACTGTTTGGCGCCTACGAATGGATAAAAGCAGCTTATCCGGCTCTTCAACCCGTTGAAGCCTGA
- a CDS encoding YceI family protein has product MKVFKKTLVTLFTITLITLSQSFATDGDILLIDEWSIDKSHSNVNFTITHFFTPVDGAFEEYTANIQFDPNDLENSSIDVTIPVSGINTENERRDNHLKSEDFFNAEEWPNIHFVSNSIEQTGENQFVAHGELTIRDVTRDFELPFELLGVMDHPMREGQKVAGITANAKLNRTDYGVGVGDWAATAVVGDEVDIQLNLELTAPKSE; this is encoded by the coding sequence ATGAAAGTATTTAAAAAAACCTTAGTCACATTATTTACCATCACACTTATTACACTCTCTCAAAGCTTTGCTACTGATGGAGACATTCTTCTGATTGATGAGTGGAGCATTGACAAATCTCACAGTAATGTCAATTTTACCATCACTCACTTCTTCACTCCGGTTGACGGAGCTTTTGAGGAGTACACTGCAAATATTCAATTCGATCCAAACGATCTTGAAAACAGCAGTATCGATGTAACGATTCCGGTATCCGGCATCAATACAGAAAACGAAAGAAGGGATAATCACCTCAAATCTGAAGATTTCTTTAATGCTGAGGAATGGCCAAACATTCATTTCGTAAGTAATAGCATTGAGCAAACCGGTGAAAATCAATTTGTTGCTCATGGCGAACTGACCATCCGCGACGTTACCCGCGATTTTGAACTTCCATTTGAACTGCTTGGCGTTATGGACCACCCGATGCGAGAAGGACAAAAAGTGGCGGGAATCACCGCAAATGCCAAGCTCAACCGAACCGATTATGGTGTGGGAGTTGGCGATTGGGCCGCCACCGCTGTTGTTGGGGATGAGGTTGATATTCAATTAAATCTGGAATTAACCGCACCAAAAAGCGAATAA
- a CDS encoding DNA-3-methyladenine glycosylase gives MKPDSSKVLPKSFYENPDVVDASRKLLGKVICTNIHSGFTAGIITETEAYCGRNDKACHANNGLRTARTEVMYGEPGHAYIYLCYGIHHLLNVVTNQEGLADAVLIRGVRPLEGVDIMIERRNITNHKNLANGPGKLTQALGITTGLNAVNLSKPPLWIEDRGIEFQEKEIKITPRIGVDYAEEDALKPWRFVIE, from the coding sequence GTGAAACCTGATTCATCTAAAGTACTTCCGAAATCTTTCTATGAGAACCCCGACGTGGTTGACGCCAGCAGAAAACTCCTTGGCAAAGTGATCTGTACAAATATTCATTCAGGGTTTACAGCCGGAATAATTACAGAAACCGAAGCTTACTGCGGACGTAACGACAAAGCCTGCCACGCAAATAACGGCCTTCGAACTGCCCGAACCGAAGTGATGTATGGAGAACCGGGTCATGCCTATATTTATCTGTGTTATGGCATTCACCATCTCTTAAATGTGGTTACAAATCAGGAAGGATTGGCTGACGCCGTTTTGATTCGGGGTGTTCGTCCACTGGAAGGAGTGGATATAATGATAGAGCGGCGAAATATTACGAATCATAAAAACCTGGCGAATGGCCCCGGAAAACTCACGCAGGCATTGGGAATTACAACCGGCCTGAATGCAGTAAATCTATCCAAACCTCCTCTCTGGATTGAAGACCGCGGAATTGAATTCCAGGAGAAGGAGATCAAAATTACACCTCGTATTGGTGTAGACTATGCCGAAGAAGACGCGCTCAAACCGTGGCGATTTGTTATTGAGTAA
- a CDS encoding YihY/virulence factor BrkB family protein yields the protein MFEFEKNKFKRFWKLVGELSMKKDVFFNASAITFNLFTCAVPFTLIIISILGYILSIDAAFSELVRYGRELLPQFSFETQSGDVFEGAVTIEALIQPLVGARQIFGIAGIIILMFFAQGLFHTLKHVLFEVFDIKDRKSAVMELVYNFFAFGVVGGVFIFFTMAVSFISLFSFDDYAIPYTEIVIEFGWISDWLTGIVPILFTFVLFYVIYRYISERRMNAKVAFVAALLYTLLFELAKSGVSIYLEYAFTAYRFYYQGYAALLIIGLWAFYTAALFVITSIMARAFQEVYLEQAPAIEKNPYTAIS from the coding sequence ATGTTTGAATTCGAAAAAAACAAATTTAAGCGTTTCTGGAAGCTGGTTGGAGAGCTGAGCATGAAGAAAGATGTTTTTTTCAATGCTTCGGCTATTACTTTCAATCTTTTCACCTGTGCTGTTCCATTCACACTGATTATCATCTCTATCCTGGGATATATTTTATCCATTGATGCGGCTTTCAGTGAGTTGGTTCGATACGGCAGGGAATTGCTACCTCAATTCAGTTTTGAAACTCAAAGCGGAGATGTTTTTGAAGGCGCCGTGACCATTGAGGCACTCATTCAACCTTTGGTTGGTGCACGTCAAATTTTTGGGATTGCCGGGATCATTATTTTGATGTTTTTTGCCCAGGGCCTCTTTCATACGCTCAAACACGTGCTGTTCGAAGTTTTTGATATCAAAGACCGAAAAAGTGCCGTTATGGAGCTCGTCTATAACTTTTTTGCATTTGGTGTTGTGGGAGGCGTATTCATCTTTTTTACAATGGCCGTCTCGTTTATCTCACTCTTTTCTTTTGATGATTATGCTATCCCCTATACAGAAATTGTTATCGAGTTTGGATGGATTTCAGATTGGCTGACGGGAATCGTCCCCATCCTCTTTACATTTGTACTCTTTTATGTGATTTACAGGTACATCAGTGAACGCCGTATGAATGCCAAAGTAGCATTTGTTGCGGCCCTGCTTTATACCCTTTTATTTGAACTGGCAAAAAGCGGGGTAAGTATTTACCTGGAATATGCGTTTACAGCTTACCGTTTCTACTATCAGGGCTATGCCGCTCTCCTGATTATTGGTCTGTGGGCATTTTATACAGCTGCTCTTTTTGTAATTACATCCATCATGGCGCGAGCCTTTCAGGAAGTGTACCTTGAACAGGCACCTGCTATCGAGAAAAATCCATACACAGCCATTTCGTGA
- a CDS encoding NUDIX hydrolase yields MGQQELKKPTEDFWDKYQPGLAIDCVIVGYHERELKILIMEYENTDLYALPAGFIEKNEDLDTAASRALYERTGLKDIYLSQFHTFGKSDRNDTEAMEIIMRSNGLDFDKDHWLLRRFVSVGYVALVDYKKVKPTAGFLSSQCSWCDLDSIPPLIQDHQKIIDKAILYLRDHVDDKLLGANLLVDTFTMKDLQKLHETILGEKLHRTGFHRKMMDSGHLERLGKKKTGKAHRSPYLYRFSSDKE; encoded by the coding sequence ATGGGGCAACAAGAGCTAAAAAAACCAACTGAAGATTTTTGGGACAAATACCAGCCGGGGTTGGCAATTGATTGCGTCATAGTGGGATACCATGAACGGGAGTTGAAGATTTTGATCATGGAATACGAGAATACCGATTTGTATGCATTGCCTGCTGGATTTATCGAGAAAAATGAAGATTTAGATACGGCGGCTTCCCGGGCACTTTACGAACGCACAGGATTAAAAGATATTTATCTCAGCCAGTTTCATACGTTTGGGAAAAGTGATCGAAACGATACTGAGGCGATGGAAATCATCATGAGAAGTAACGGATTGGATTTTGATAAAGACCATTGGTTGTTGAGAAGGTTTGTATCCGTTGGCTATGTGGCTTTGGTTGATTATAAAAAAGTTAAACCAACGGCCGGTTTTTTATCGAGTCAATGTTCATGGTGTGATTTGGATTCAATTCCGCCACTGATCCAGGATCATCAAAAAATTATAGATAAAGCTATTCTCTATCTGAGAGATCATGTGGATGATAAATTGCTCGGCGCCAATCTCCTGGTTGATACCTTTACAATGAAAGATCTGCAGAAACTTCACGAAACGATTTTGGGTGAGAAATTACACCGCACAGGATTTCATCGCAAAATGATGGATTCCGGTCATCTTGAGCGTCTCGGGAAGAAGAAAACAGGCAAAGCACACCGTTCTCCCTATCTGTATAGATTCTCGAGTGATAAAGAGTAA
- the mutS gene encoding DNA mismatch repair protein MutS, producing the protein MSKKKQTPLMRQYFDIKEKHPGTILLFRVGDFYETFSDDAQLISKELGITLTKRNNGGDQTPLAGFPYHALDTYLPKLVKRGYRVAICEQTEDPDEAKKAGRKIVQREVTEITTPGVTLSEKLLDHKRNNYIASIHWVGGTAGIAFSDISTGEFALSQVSKGELDALMQSLQPSEILLQKKYKNNLPDEVSRYNATFIDDWVYQGDYGYNLLTDHFNTHSLKGFGVEELEIAHQAAGSLLHYMQETQKSSLAHLRRLYAYENTDYMSLDASTKRNLELITTMQEGGTDGTLVSILDDTVTAMGGRLLRKWINRPLKKVKSIEKRLVAVDWLYKKHERRHELREELGQVGDLERLISRISVGRTNARDLKQLQLSLAQIPRVKAQISQSDNELLDSINGRLKLLVDVQERIENAIEEDPPASIRDGGIFADGFDKNLDELREIARNGKQYIAKIKDGLAKETGISSLKIGYNKVFGYYIEVTNTHKDKVPDHFIRKQTLVNSERYITPELKDVEEKVLSAEDKSKTLESELFEELRLYVAEFADEIQQVAAALAELDCLECFAEVSFRNNYVRPDVNDEDLIDVKKGRHPVVEKTLPAGEPFIPNDIYLDNSEYQILMITGPNMAGKSIILRQTGLLVLMAQLGCFVPAEKATIGLVDKIFTRVGASDNLAAGESTFLVEMNEAANILNNATPKSLILLDEVGRGTSTFDGLSIAWSLSEYLHNKPEVAAKTLFATHYHELNELESRYERIKNFNIQVKEHDGKVIFMRKLVRGGTDHSYGIQVANMAGLPQAVINRAKEILSNLESHSLDVSHEGNGAIQKTAAKKKAARKTTQEVEKQEQLPQMTLFDTHVDPKIETVINKLEASDPERMTPIEALLLLSELKRIVK; encoded by the coding sequence ATGAGTAAGAAGAAACAGACGCCGTTGATGCGGCAGTATTTTGATATTAAAGAGAAGCACCCCGGAACCATTTTACTATTTCGGGTCGGTGATTTTTATGAAACCTTTTCGGATGACGCCCAACTGATTAGCAAGGAACTGGGTATCACTCTTACAAAACGAAATAACGGGGGCGATCAGACTCCTCTGGCCGGGTTTCCCTACCATGCCCTGGATACGTATTTGCCAAAGCTTGTTAAACGTGGCTATCGAGTGGCCATTTGCGAACAGACCGAAGATCCCGATGAGGCGAAAAAAGCCGGACGCAAAATTGTTCAGCGCGAGGTTACCGAGATCACTACTCCAGGTGTTACGCTCTCAGAAAAATTGCTCGATCACAAGCGAAACAATTATATCGCGTCGATTCATTGGGTGGGCGGAACCGCAGGCATCGCATTTTCAGATATCTCAACCGGAGAGTTTGCCCTGAGCCAGGTTTCCAAAGGAGAATTGGATGCCCTGATGCAATCGCTTCAACCATCGGAAATTCTCCTTCAGAAAAAGTACAAGAATAATCTTCCTGATGAAGTTTCCCGATATAATGCCACTTTTATAGATGATTGGGTGTACCAGGGTGATTATGGTTACAATTTATTGACCGACCACTTCAATACCCACTCGCTTAAAGGTTTTGGGGTTGAAGAACTGGAAATTGCTCACCAGGCGGCCGGTTCACTTTTACACTATATGCAGGAGACGCAGAAGTCTTCGCTGGCTCATTTGCGAAGATTGTACGCCTACGAGAATACTGATTATATGTCGCTGGACGCTTCAACGAAACGGAATCTCGAACTGATTACCACCATGCAGGAAGGCGGAACCGATGGCACTTTGGTTTCCATACTGGATGATACGGTTACGGCAATGGGAGGGAGGCTTCTCCGAAAATGGATCAATCGGCCTCTGAAGAAAGTGAAGTCCATTGAGAAAAGACTGGTAGCGGTTGATTGGCTCTATAAAAAACATGAACGAAGACATGAACTTCGTGAAGAGCTTGGACAGGTTGGAGACTTGGAACGCCTGATTAGCCGAATCAGTGTTGGAAGAACCAATGCACGGGATTTAAAGCAACTTCAACTTTCTCTGGCTCAAATTCCGAGAGTAAAAGCCCAGATTTCCCAATCCGATAATGAACTGTTGGATTCAATTAATGGCCGTTTGAAACTATTGGTGGATGTTCAGGAACGGATTGAAAATGCTATTGAAGAAGATCCGCCGGCCAGTATTCGTGATGGTGGAATTTTTGCTGACGGATTTGATAAAAACCTGGATGAACTTCGGGAAATTGCCCGGAACGGGAAACAATACATCGCCAAGATCAAAGATGGACTGGCGAAGGAAACCGGCATTTCATCCCTGAAAATCGGGTATAACAAAGTTTTTGGCTATTACATTGAAGTAACCAATACTCACAAAGACAAAGTGCCTGACCATTTCATCCGGAAGCAGACACTCGTTAATTCTGAAAGATACATCACACCTGAACTCAAAGATGTTGAGGAAAAAGTTCTCTCTGCCGAAGATAAGAGCAAAACACTGGAAAGTGAACTTTTTGAAGAGCTTCGGTTGTATGTTGCAGAATTTGCCGATGAGATTCAACAGGTTGCAGCAGCATTAGCTGAACTCGATTGTTTGGAATGTTTTGCGGAAGTGTCATTCAGAAATAATTACGTAAGACCCGATGTGAACGATGAGGATCTTATTGATGTGAAAAAAGGCCGTCATCCCGTGGTTGAAAAAACCCTGCCTGCGGGCGAGCCTTTTATTCCCAATGACATTTATCTGGACAATTCCGAATACCAGATTTTGATGATTACCGGTCCGAATATGGCTGGTAAGAGTATCATATTACGTCAGACTGGTTTGCTGGTACTGATGGCTCAGCTTGGTTGTTTTGTCCCGGCTGAAAAAGCAACCATCGGTTTGGTGGATAAAATCTTTACGCGTGTCGGTGCATCCGATAATCTTGCCGCCGGTGAAAGTACATTTTTGGTTGAGATGAATGAGGCAGCCAATATTCTCAACAATGCCACGCCAAAATCGCTTATTCTTCTGGATGAAGTAGGGCGGGGAACCAGCACGTTTGACGGCTTGAGTATCGCCTGGTCATTATCCGAATATCTCCATAACAAACCTGAAGTGGCCGCAAAAACACTTTTTGCAACACACTATCATGAACTGAATGAACTGGAGAGCCGATACGAACGGATCAAAAATTTCAATATCCAGGTGAAGGAGCACGACGGCAAAGTAATTTTTATGCGTAAGCTGGTGCGTGGCGGAACCGACCATAGTTACGGAATCCAGGTGGCAAATATGGCAGGATTGCCGCAGGCGGTGATCAATCGGGCAAAAGAGATTTTATCAAACCTGGAGAGTCACTCGCTTGATGTGAGCCATGAAGGAAATGGCGCCATCCAAAAAACAGCGGCCAAAAAGAAAGCGGCCAGGAAAACAACCCAAGAGGTTGAAAAACAGGAACAACTTCCCCAAATGACGTTGTTTGATACCCATGTTGATCCCAAGATAGAAACCGTCATCAATAAGCTGGAAGCCAGCGATCCGGAACGGATGACACCCATCGAAGCCCTGTTGCTGCTCAGTGAATTGAAAAGAATTGTAAAATAA
- a CDS encoding TIM barrel protein: MEFTRRSFLKTSGLLAGGAALSSLPFLKSCAAAEMETNTFGIQLYTLRDIIGDDPQGVIQSLAEFGYKQIESYEGQMGIFWGMSNTEFKQFLDDNGLTMISTHANVFQDFEQKVEQLSEIGVPYITCPYVGPQESIDDFYSLAEQFNEMGQIASDAGMKFAYHNHAYSFEEQDGEIPQVVMMENTDPDLVKFQMDIYWVVAAGEDPAEWMRRYSGRFTSGHVKDSSGGDDPESVILGTGTIDYPAIVDVAQQNGMEYFIVEQEAYTDTTPLDAAREDAAYMKNLDI, translated from the coding sequence ATGGAATTTACACGTCGTTCTTTTCTCAAAACATCAGGTCTTCTTGCCGGAGGAGCGGCATTAAGCAGTTTGCCCTTTTTGAAATCATGCGCTGCTGCCGAAATGGAGACAAATACGTTTGGAATACAACTTTATACGTTGAGAGATATCATTGGAGATGATCCGCAGGGAGTGATTCAAAGTCTTGCCGAATTTGGCTACAAACAAATCGAGAGTTATGAAGGCCAGATGGGAATTTTCTGGGGCATGAGCAATACTGAATTCAAACAGTTTCTGGATGATAATGGTCTGACCATGATTTCCACCCATGCAAATGTATTTCAGGATTTTGAACAAAAAGTAGAGCAGCTTTCGGAAATTGGCGTTCCTTACATCACCTGTCCGTACGTAGGACCACAGGAATCAATTGATGATTTTTACTCACTTGCAGAGCAGTTCAACGAAATGGGACAAATTGCCAGCGATGCGGGAATGAAGTTTGCTTATCACAATCATGCCTACTCATTTGAAGAGCAGGATGGAGAAATTCCACAAGTGGTCATGATGGAAAATACCGATCCGGATTTGGTCAAGTTCCAGATGGACATCTATTGGGTGGTTGCAGCCGGAGAAGATCCTGCCGAATGGATGAGAAGATATAGCGGAAGATTTACCAGCGGTCACGTAAAAGACTCTTCAGGCGGTGACGATCCTGAGTCCGTTATTTTGGGTACAGGTACGATTGATTATCCGGCTATCGTGGATGTGGCTCAACAAAATGGAATGGAGTATTTCATTGTAGAGCAGGAAGCTTACACCGATACAACTCCGCTGGATGCTGCCCGCGAAGATGCTGCATACATGAAAAACCTGGATATTTAA
- a CDS encoding zinc-dependent alcohol dehydrogenase family protein, which translates to MKAMLLHGVEDLNRNHSPLKLADIPKPKPGKGEILIKVSVCGVCHTELDEIEGRTPPEIYPVVPGHQVVGTVEEYGEGVGNFKKGERVGVAWIYSACGECYHCKEGEENLCKDFTATGRDKNGGYAEYMTAPTDFAYKIPNELNDEEAAPLLCAGAIGYRSLSLTNLSDGKRLGLTGFGASGHLVLRMVHYLYPKSDVFVFARNPDERKFALELGAVWAGGTEETAPEPLHAIIDTTPVWKPDVEALRNLAPGGRLVINAIRKQDSDIDYLQKIDYSTHLWMEKEIKSVANVTRNDVKMMLKIAAEAGIKPDVQLFPLEKANDAIMEIKQGKIKGGKVLQIC; encoded by the coding sequence ATGAAAGCAATGCTTTTACATGGTGTTGAGGACTTAAACCGGAATCACTCTCCTTTAAAGCTTGCCGATATTCCAAAGCCAAAACCGGGAAAAGGCGAGATTCTCATCAAAGTATCGGTGTGCGGTGTTTGCCACACAGAACTGGATGAAATTGAAGGCAGAACTCCGCCCGAAATTTATCCCGTTGTTCCGGGGCATCAGGTTGTTGGAACTGTGGAAGAGTATGGGGAAGGTGTTGGAAATTTCAAGAAAGGCGAACGCGTCGGTGTCGCGTGGATCTATTCTGCTTGTGGTGAGTGCTATCATTGCAAGGAGGGAGAAGAAAATCTTTGCAAAGATTTTACAGCCACCGGCCGCGATAAAAACGGTGGTTATGCAGAATACATGACCGCTCCCACCGATTTTGCCTATAAAATTCCGAATGAACTGAATGATGAAGAAGCCGCTCCGTTGTTGTGTGCCGGCGCGATTGGGTATCGATCTTTATCACTGACAAACTTATCGGATGGAAAACGGCTTGGCCTGACCGGATTTGGGGCTTCAGGCCATTTGGTTCTTCGAATGGTCCATTATTTGTATCCAAAAAGCGACGTATTTGTATTTGCAAGAAACCCGGATGAGCGGAAGTTTGCACTCGAGCTGGGTGCTGTTTGGGCCGGGGGAACGGAAGAGACAGCCCCCGAACCATTACATGCGATTATCGATACAACCCCGGTTTGGAAACCGGATGTGGAAGCCCTCAGAAATCTTGCTCCCGGTGGACGTCTTGTCATCAATGCCATTCGCAAACAGGATTCAGATATCGATTATCTTCAGAAGATTGATTATTCCACGCATTTATGGATGGAGAAAGAAATTAAATCGGTGGCGAATGTCACCCGAAACGATGTAAAAATGATGCTCAAAATCGCCGCCGAAGCCGGCATCAAACCAGATGTTCAGTTATTCCCGTTGGAGAAAGCCAATGACGCCATCATGGAAATCAAACAGGGAAAAATTAAAGGCGGTAAAGTTTTGCAAATATGTTAG
- a CDS encoding GntR family transcriptional regulator produces the protein MQHSAKHIADRIRLMISTKQFQVGEMLPSTRELGKQLGASFHTVRKAYQQLADEGLIESEQGRGFIVTHQSTQLDKSERLELGAEKIQILLEELIGYGLDESEVEAIFEEQMSFMEWPDRIQSIATVGETIELAKLLSDSIKNQIGVKSSVIKSADYDDLIRYDALFVPIYLVNEFRNLSESIRVLPVVFHYDADVLLSIIDRSGIEAIGLVTAEEETIPKIIDELKTLIKFEGAFVAGATYGKSLPLFVRNTDLIVYTPASARLVEAKIPEKNRIKLEYIISEKSAETIRAELWDQ, from the coding sequence TTGCAACACTCTGCCAAACATATTGCCGATCGAATCCGGTTGATGATTTCCACCAAACAGTTCCAGGTTGGAGAAATGCTGCCTTCCACACGTGAATTGGGAAAACAGTTGGGAGCAAGTTTTCACACGGTTCGGAAGGCTTACCAGCAGTTGGCTGATGAAGGATTGATTGAAAGCGAGCAGGGGCGAGGGTTTATTGTTACCCATCAAAGCACCCAGCTTGATAAATCGGAGCGATTAGAGTTGGGGGCGGAAAAAATCCAGATTTTGCTGGAAGAGCTCATTGGGTACGGTTTGGATGAATCTGAAGTGGAGGCAATTTTCGAGGAGCAGATGAGCTTTATGGAGTGGCCGGACCGAATTCAGAGCATTGCCACAGTTGGGGAAACGATTGAACTGGCCAAGTTGCTTTCGGATTCGATCAAAAATCAGATTGGAGTGAAAAGTTCCGTTATTAAATCAGCAGATTATGATGACCTGATCAGGTACGACGCCCTTTTTGTGCCGATCTATTTGGTCAATGAATTCCGAAATTTAAGTGAATCGATCCGTGTGTTGCCGGTTGTTTTTCATTACGACGCGGATGTTCTTCTTTCTATCATCGATCGATCCGGAATTGAGGCAATTGGTTTGGTTACAGCCGAGGAAGAAACCATTCCAAAAATCATTGATGAGCTTAAAACATTAATCAAGTTTGAAGGGGCATTTGTAGCCGGCGCAACGTATGGAAAATCGTTGCCGCTTTTTGTCCGAAATACGGATTTGATCGTCTACACGCCTGCCAGCGCCCGTTTGGTAGAGGCAAAAATCCCCGAGAAAAATCGCATTAAACTGGAATATATCATTTCAGAAAAAAGTGCCGAGACGATTCGGGCTGAGTTGTGGGATCAGTAG
- a CDS encoding four helix bundle protein, with protein sequence MLNLNHKKLNVWKRSIELVTELYEVTKLLPDHEKFGLVSQLRRAAVSISSNISEGAARKSKLERKRFFEISRSSLVEIDTQIEIALVLNYLSKDQVSSLNKLTNETFAMLSSLTK encoded by the coding sequence ATGTTAAATCTCAATCACAAAAAATTAAATGTCTGGAAAAGAAGTATTGAGCTTGTCACAGAACTTTATGAAGTCACAAAATTACTACCAGACCATGAGAAATTTGGCCTGGTCAGCCAGCTTAGAAGAGCGGCTGTCTCCATCTCATCAAATATATCTGAAGGAGCGGCGAGAAAATCTAAACTTGAAAGAAAGAGGTTCTTTGAAATTTCAAGATCATCTTTAGTTGAAATAGATACTCAAATTGAAATCGCTTTAGTTCTTAATTACTTATCAAAAGATCAGGTCAGTTCTTTAAATAAACTAACCAATGAAACATTCGCCATGTTATCATCACTCACAAAATAA